The Bacillus sp. Marseille-Q1617 genome has a segment encoding these proteins:
- a CDS encoding acyl-CoA thioesterase, with the protein MEQAYPVERSRTIQTKLVLPPDTNHMQTIFGGKVLAFIDEIAALSAMKHSSSVVVTASIDSVDFLSSATVGDALSLEAIVTSTGRTSMEVYVKVYSTNLLTGIKTLTTESFLTMVAVDEDGKPKPVPKVIPETEEEKRLFNTAVLRKVHRKNRALIK; encoded by the coding sequence ATGGAACAAGCTTATCCAGTTGAACGCTCACGTACGATCCAGACAAAATTGGTATTGCCGCCTGACACCAATCACATGCAAACAATCTTCGGTGGAAAGGTATTAGCTTTCATCGATGAAATCGCTGCTCTTTCAGCCATGAAACATTCCAGTTCGGTGGTGGTCACCGCTTCGATCGATTCAGTTGATTTTCTTTCTTCTGCAACTGTCGGGGACGCGCTGAGCCTCGAAGCGATTGTCACTTCCACGGGCAGGACTTCCATGGAGGTGTATGTGAAAGTGTACTCTACCAATCTACTGACGGGTATCAAGACTTTGACGACAGAATCATTCCTTACCATGGTTGCAGTGGATGAAGACGGGAAGCCAAAGCCAGTACCCAAAGTGATTCCGGAAACGGAAGAAGAAAAGAGATTATTCAACACGGCGGTTCTGCGGAAAGTGCATCGGAAGAATCGGGCGCTGATTAAATAG